One uncultured Gellertiella sp. genomic window carries:
- a CDS encoding histidine kinase, with product MKKTILAALLIGLFPAVGSAATLNFPSDAPVASITIPDTWGPKETETGIDAESDDNAIYISIDVADGASTDKVVSDAIDYLKQKGVTIDAKTQKESEDTVNGMQMKNLDWSGTDADGDVSIGLSFVQPSPDKLLVITYWGSKGEQEKHGAELGAIIGSLKPSAN from the coding sequence ATGAAAAAGACTATACTCGCCGCTCTTCTGATCGGCCTCTTCCCGGCTGTCGGCAGCGCCGCGACCCTGAATTTTCCGAGCGATGCGCCGGTGGCCTCGATCACCATTCCTGACACCTGGGGCCCGAAGGAAACCGAGACGGGGATTGACGCGGAATCCGACGACAACGCCATCTACATCTCCATCGATGTCGCGGATGGGGCCTCCACCGACAAGGTCGTCTCCGATGCCATCGACTATCTCAAGCAGAAGGGCGTGACCATCGACGCCAAGACCCAGAAGGAATCCGAAGACACGGTCAATGGCATGCAGATGAAGAATCTCGACTGGTCCGGCACCGATGCGGATGGCGACGTATCGATCGGCCTCTCCTTTGTCCAGCCGAGCCCGGACAAACTGCTGGTCATCACCTATTGGGGATCGAAGGGCGAGCAGGAAAAGCATGGCGCGGAACTGGGGGCGATCATCGGCTCGCTCAAGCCTTCGGCGAACTGA
- a CDS encoding replication-associated recombination protein A: protein MSDLFAPSVPENVASRRPLADRLRPAHLGEVSGQEHLTGEDGVLTRMIASGTLGSMIFWGPPGTGKTTVARLLSGEAGLAFEQISAIFSGVADLKKVFEAARARRMSGRQTLLFVDEIHRFNRAQQDSFLPVMEDGTVILVGATTENPSFELNAALLSRARVLTFKAHDEASLEHLLGRAEETEGKALPLDAAARISLLRMADGDGRAVLTLAEEVWRAARAGEVFDTEALTHIVQRRAPVYDKGQDGHYNLISALHKSVRGSDPDAALYYLCRMFDAGEDPLFIGRRLVRMAVEDIGLADPQALVVCNAAKDAYDFLGSPEGELALAQACIYIATAPKSNAVYTAYKSAMRAAKENGSLLPPKHILNAPTKLMKGEGYGDGYRYDHDQPDAFSGQDYFPEKMGRKTFYDPPERGFERDIRKRLDWWAKLRRERG from the coding sequence ATGAGCGACCTCTTCGCCCCATCCGTTCCCGAAAATGTCGCAAGCCGCAGGCCACTGGCTGACCGGCTTCGCCCCGCCCATCTCGGCGAGGTGTCCGGGCAGGAACACCTGACCGGCGAAGACGGCGTGCTCACCCGGATGATTGCCTCCGGCACGCTGGGCTCGATGATCTTCTGGGGACCGCCCGGCACCGGCAAGACGACGGTGGCGCGGCTGTTGTCCGGCGAGGCTGGCCTTGCCTTCGAGCAGATTTCGGCGATCTTTTCCGGCGTGGCGGATCTGAAGAAGGTGTTTGAGGCGGCCCGCGCCCGGCGGATGAGCGGGCGGCAGACCCTGCTTTTCGTCGACGAGATCCACCGCTTCAACCGGGCGCAGCAGGACAGTTTTCTGCCGGTGATGGAGGATGGCACCGTTATTCTGGTCGGCGCGACGACTGAGAACCCGTCCTTTGAACTGAACGCCGCCCTTCTGTCGCGCGCCCGCGTGCTGACTTTCAAGGCACATGACGAGGCGAGCCTCGAGCACCTGCTGGGTCGGGCGGAAGAAACCGAAGGCAAGGCGCTGCCCCTCGACGCGGCAGCGCGCATCAGCCTGTTGCGGATGGCCGATGGCGATGGCCGTGCGGTGCTGACGCTGGCTGAAGAGGTATGGCGGGCGGCGCGTGCAGGCGAGGTGTTCGATACCGAGGCGCTGACGCACATCGTCCAGCGCCGTGCGCCCGTCTATGACAAGGGGCAGGATGGCCATTACAATCTGATATCCGCCCTGCACAAATCCGTGCGCGGTTCCGATCCCGATGCCGCCCTCTATTATCTCTGCCGGATGTTCGATGCGGGCGAAGATCCGCTGTTCATCGGCCGGCGGCTGGTGCGCATGGCGGTGGAGGATATCGGCCTTGCCGATCCGCAGGCGCTGGTCGTCTGCAATGCCGCCAAGGATGCCTATGATTTCCTCGGCTCGCCGGAGGGCGAACTGGCGCTGGCGCAGGCCTGCATCTATATCGCCACCGCGCCGAAATCCAATGCCGTCTATACCGCCTACAAGAGCGCCATGCGGGCCGCCAAGGAAAATGGCTCGCTGCTGCCCCCCAAGCATATCCTGAACGCACCGACCAAGCTGATGAAGGGCGAGGGCTATGGCGATGGCTATCGCTACGACCACGATCAGCCGGACGCCTTTTCAGGCCAGGATTATTTCCCGGAAAAGATGGGCCGCAAGACCTTCTATGACCCGCCGGAGCGCGGATTCGAGCGGGACATTCGCAAGCGTCTGGACTGGTGGGCGAAACTCAGACGCGAGCGCGGCTGA
- a CDS encoding M20/M25/M40 family metallo-hydrolase: MGIPNASPIWSPLSRTREIALMLTGWQSETGTGGERQFGPRLAEFLATLPCFRDHPDRIRLVDSHDGTWNVVALLRGSGRRTLAMAGHYDTVPVANYRDLAPLACQPEPLLAALLEDLRSRPLSPQEEKALQDFESGDFLPGRGLLDMKSGLAAGIAVLEHLSGQPDFSGNLLFAATPDEERNSRGMRSLRDALPVLARDWDLDIIGGINLDATSDQGDGVEGRAIYRGTIGKLLPFAYVIGQPSHASYPFEGVSAHLIAAEVIRRIEANPALCDVGDGEVSPPPICLEGRDFRAGYDVTTPDAVWLAFNWLFHSMGQDALFQRFNGLLEEAMGWAVASLRAHAESFAALAGGDAAAIDDGLVMSFAGLKKLAFETGGKAAIDRFRQRSEELAASSNPLAISRALTELLVEEARLTGPAIVSGFAGLHYPPSRLPAEEQADGAFVAAMEAARREMAGPGGVDIRYRSVFTGISDMSFFGNRPGQEAMAIVADNTPHAAMVDIPPPDSLRFPVVNIGPWGREYHQRLERVHMPYAFAQLPLFLHRITAKLFSR; the protein is encoded by the coding sequence ATGGGCATCCCTAACGCCTCCCCGATCTGGTCACCCCTTTCGCGCACGCGGGAGATCGCGCTGATGCTGACCGGCTGGCAGAGCGAGACGGGAACCGGGGGCGAGCGGCAATTCGGGCCGCGCCTGGCGGAATTCCTCGCCACGCTCCCCTGTTTCAGAGACCATCCGGACCGGATCCGGCTGGTGGACAGTCATGATGGCACGTGGAATGTCGTGGCGCTGCTGCGCGGCAGCGGACGGCGGACTTTGGCGATGGCCGGGCATTATGATACGGTTCCCGTTGCCAATTACCGCGATCTTGCACCGCTTGCCTGCCAACCGGAGCCGCTTCTGGCCGCGCTGCTCGAGGATCTGCGCTCCCGTCCGCTGTCGCCGCAGGAAGAAAAGGCGCTGCAGGATTTCGAAAGCGGGGATTTCCTGCCGGGGCGCGGGTTGCTCGACATGAAATCCGGGCTGGCGGCTGGCATTGCGGTTCTGGAGCATCTGTCCGGCCAGCCGGACTTTTCGGGCAACCTGCTGTTTGCGGCCACACCTGACGAGGAACGCAATTCGCGCGGCATGCGCAGCCTGCGTGATGCCCTGCCCGTCCTCGCCCGTGACTGGGATCTCGACATCATCGGCGGCATCAACCTCGACGCGACCAGCGACCAGGGCGATGGTGTGGAGGGGCGCGCGATCTATCGCGGCACCATCGGCAAGCTCCTGCCCTTTGCCTATGTCATCGGCCAGCCCTCCCATGCCAGCTATCCCTTCGAAGGGGTGAGCGCCCATCTGATCGCCGCCGAGGTGATCCGCCGCATCGAGGCCAATCCGGCGCTCTGCGATGTCGGGGATGGCGAGGTCTCGCCGCCGCCGATCTGTCTGGAGGGCCGGGATTTCCGGGCGGGTTATGATGTCACGACGCCGGATGCCGTCTGGCTCGCCTTCAACTGGCTGTTTCACAGCATGGGTCAGGACGCCCTGTTCCAGCGCTTCAACGGTCTGCTGGAAGAGGCGATGGGCTGGGCGGTGGCAAGCCTGCGCGCCCATGCCGAAAGCTTCGCAGCCCTTGCGGGCGGCGATGCCGCCGCTATCGACGACGGGTTGGTGATGAGCTTTGCCGGGCTGAAAAAGCTGGCTTTCGAGACCGGCGGAAAAGCCGCCATCGACCGCTTCCGCCAGCGGTCGGAAGAGCTTGCCGCGTCGAGCAATCCGCTTGCCATCAGCCGGGCGCTCACCGAACTGCTGGTGGAAGAGGCCCGTCTCACCGGTCCCGCCATCGTGTCCGGTTTCGCAGGGCTGCATTATCCGCCGTCGCGGCTTCCAGCGGAAGAGCAGGCGGATGGTGCATTTGTCGCGGCCATGGAAGCCGCCCGGCGGGAGATGGCCGGTCCCGGCGGCGTTGACATCAGGTATCGCTCCGTTTTCACCGGCATTTCCGACATGAGCTTCTTCGGCAACCGGCCCGGACAGGAGGCCATGGCCATCGTCGCCGACAACACGCCGCATGCGGCGATGGTCGACATTCCGCCACCGGACAGCCTCCGGTTTCCTGTCGTCAATATCGGCCCCTGGGGCCGCGAATACCATCAGCGGCTGGAAAGGGTCCACATGCCCTATGCCTTCGCGCAACTGCCGCTTTTCCTTCACCGGATCACGGCTAAGCTGTTTTCGCGCTGA
- a CDS encoding metallophosphoesterase — translation MTLLLAGVFAFAAAPAARSADPAAGVTFLFASDMHACLINGGMLAPKCQEEGKTDQNLLRNVAAMNSVETLAWPSAINGQPTGLANAGKPIGKPMALVVGGDITDDGGGQLKVPGEGRQLQQFASRYSEGMSPDHVHFPVYVGLGNHDLDQDGTKPNRNWYRREMRDYVELNHRSTVFYKAPLPAENYDVTSDCYSFDMGPVHLVQMQRYGGDSLHGSVSCLDWLKDDLANYAANGKPVVLFQHYGWDDFSIERWDKTRHVFDDVGTGKPHWWSDQDRAQLIAAIRPYNVVGLFHGHQHATPMIYNREGIDIIKPVAAFMGGFAVVNITGTSMDVVLAEANPDGTGVEFTNAFSKRILAGK, via the coding sequence TTGACGCTGCTGCTGGCAGGCGTGTTCGCCTTCGCAGCCGCACCCGCAGCGCGTTCCGCTGACCCCGCGGCCGGTGTCACCTTCCTGTTTGCCTCCGACATGCATGCTTGCCTGATCAATGGCGGCATGCTGGCACCGAAATGCCAGGAGGAGGGCAAGACCGACCAGAATCTGCTGCGCAATGTCGCGGCGATGAATTCCGTCGAAACGCTGGCCTGGCCGAGTGCGATCAACGGCCAGCCGACCGGACTGGCGAATGCCGGAAAGCCGATCGGCAAGCCGATGGCACTGGTGGTCGGCGGCGATATCACCGATGATGGCGGTGGCCAGCTGAAGGTGCCGGGCGAGGGGCGGCAATTGCAGCAGTTCGCCAGCCGCTACAGCGAAGGCATGAGCCCCGATCACGTCCACTTTCCCGTCTATGTCGGCCTTGGCAACCATGACCTTGATCAGGATGGCACCAAACCCAACCGCAACTGGTATCGCCGCGAGATGCGCGATTATGTCGAGCTCAACCACCGCTCGACCGTATTCTATAAGGCCCCCCTGCCAGCGGAAAACTACGATGTCACCTCCGACTGCTATTCCTTTGACATGGGACCGGTCCATCTGGTGCAGATGCAGCGCTATGGCGGCGACAGCCTGCACGGATCGGTGAGCTGCCTCGACTGGCTGAAGGACGACCTCGCCAATTATGCCGCAAATGGCAAGCCCGTCGTGCTGTTCCAGCACTATGGCTGGGATGACTTCTCCATCGAACGCTGGGACAAGACCCGGCATGTTTTCGATGACGTGGGAACCGGCAAGCCGCACTGGTGGTCAGACCAGGACCGCGCGCAGCTGATTGCGGCGATCAGGCCCTATAATGTCGTCGGCCTCTTCCACGGCCACCAGCACGCCACCCCGATGATCTACAACCGCGAAGGCATCGACATCATCAAACCCGTCGCCGCCTTCATGGGCGGCTTCGCCGTCGTCAACATCACCGGCACCAGCATGGACGTGGTCCTGGCCGAGGCCAATCCGGATGGAACCGGGGTGGAATTTACCAATGCGTTCAGCAAGCGGATTTTGGCGGGGAAGTAG
- a CDS encoding vitamin B12-dependent ribonucleotide reductase — MRIERRFTRSGQSPYAEIPFRKATSEIKNPDGSVVFRLADIDVPEQFSQVAADILAQKYFRKAGIPARLKKVEENSVPSWLWRSEADKAALAELPKDEQYGSEIDARQVFDRLAGTWTYWGWKGNYFASEEDALAFRDELAYMLATQRVAPNSPQWFNTGLHWAYGIDGPGQGHFYVDPFTGKLVKSKSAYEHPQPHACFIQAVEDDLVNEGGIMDLWVREARLFKYGSGTGSNFSYLRGEGEKLSGGGRSSGLMSFLKIGDRAAGAIKSGGTTRRAAKMVVVDIDHPDIEDYINWKVKEEQKVAALVTGSKIVARHLKAIMKACVNCEADNDDCFEPSRNPALKREIRAAKKDQVPENYVQRVIQFARQGYTSMEFKTYDTDWDSEAYLTVSGQNSNNSVSIKDDFLRAVEADGTWNLTARKDGKVMKTLKARDLWEQISYAAWASADPGLHFNTTMNDWHTCPAAGPIRASNPCSEYMFLDDTACNLASLNLLQFKDAGTKRIQIEDYEHACRLWTVVLEISVMMAQFPSRQIAERSYEYRTLGLGYANIGGLLMSSGTPYDSDEGRAIAGALTAIMTGISYATSAEMAAKLGTFPNFAPNRDNMLRVMRNHRRAAYGESAGYEAVAVNPVPLVHGDCSDITLVAHAMAAWDRALELGEKHGYRNAQTTVIAPTGTIGLVMDCDTTGIEPDFALVKFKKLAGGGYFKIINRAVPEALRALGYSESQLAEIEAYAVGHGNLNQAPGINPSSLRARGFTDEKIDAVNAALKSAFDIKFVFNQWTLGADFLKSALKVGDEQMNAVDFNLLDHLGFSRKEIEAANIHVCGAMTLEGAPFLKSEHLPVFDCANPCGKIGRRYLSVDSHIRMMAAAQPFISGAISKTINMANDATVDDCKNAYLLSWKLGLKANALYRDGSKLSQPLNASLIEDEDGEDQMEEFLAQPVAAQAVTITEKIVERVIEKVVHGRDKLPNRRQGYTQKAIVGGHKVYLRTGEFGDGRLGEIFIDMHKEGAAFRAMMNNFAIAISLGLQYGVPLEEYVEAFTFTKFEPAGMVQGNDAIKNATSILDYVFRELAVSYLGRHDLAHVDTSDFSNTALGKGIQEGKTNLLSTGWTRGHKPTLVSGNTMPLAEPKGAATAAPAKASALGNVTAFAGSAARKLETTVAISASEVVSFKRDYEERAAELAEEIADEGLIEAASSDATALFSDKAAAEAASAKKLESERRARSIMQGYTGNMCSECQNFTMVRNGTCEKCDTCGSTSGCS, encoded by the coding sequence ATGCGCATCGAACGGCGTTTCACCAGGTCTGGCCAGTCCCCCTATGCGGAGATCCCGTTCCGCAAGGCGACGAGCGAGATCAAGAACCCCGATGGCTCCGTTGTATTTCGTCTGGCCGACATTGACGTTCCCGAGCAGTTTTCGCAGGTTGCCGCCGACATTCTGGCGCAGAAATATTTCCGCAAGGCCGGAATCCCCGCCCGCCTGAAAAAGGTCGAGGAAAACAGCGTTCCCTCCTGGCTGTGGCGTTCGGAAGCCGACAAGGCAGCCCTCGCCGAACTGCCGAAGGACGAGCAGTACGGCTCCGAAATCGATGCGCGCCAGGTCTTTGACCGGCTGGCCGGCACCTGGACCTACTGGGGCTGGAAGGGCAATTACTTCGCCTCCGAGGAAGATGCCCTCGCCTTCCGCGACGAGCTTGCCTACATGCTCGCCACCCAGCGCGTCGCGCCCAACAGCCCGCAATGGTTCAACACCGGCCTGCACTGGGCCTATGGCATCGATGGCCCCGGTCAGGGCCATTTCTATGTCGATCCCTTCACCGGCAAGCTGGTGAAATCGAAATCCGCCTATGAGCATCCCCAGCCGCATGCCTGCTTCATCCAGGCGGTCGAGGACGATCTGGTCAACGAAGGCGGCATCATGGATCTCTGGGTGCGCGAGGCGCGCCTGTTCAAATATGGCTCCGGCACCGGCTCCAACTTCTCGTATCTGCGCGGCGAAGGCGAAAAGCTGTCCGGCGGCGGCCGTTCCTCCGGCCTGATGAGCTTCCTGAAGATCGGCGACCGCGCGGCGGGTGCCATCAAGTCCGGCGGCACCACCCGCCGTGCGGCAAAGATGGTGGTTGTCGATATCGACCATCCCGATATCGAGGATTACATCAACTGGAAGGTCAAGGAAGAGCAGAAGGTTGCCGCCCTCGTCACCGGTTCGAAGATCGTGGCCCGGCACCTGAAGGCGATCATGAAGGCCTGCGTCAATTGCGAGGCCGACAATGACGATTGCTTCGAGCCGAGCCGCAACCCGGCGCTGAAGCGCGAAATCCGCGCGGCCAAGAAGGACCAGGTGCCGGAAAACTACGTCCAGCGCGTTATCCAGTTCGCCCGCCAGGGCTATACGAGCATGGAATTCAAGACCTATGACACGGACTGGGATTCCGAGGCCTATCTGACCGTCTCCGGCCAGAACTCCAACAATTCCGTCTCGATCAAGGACGACTTCTTGCGCGCCGTCGAGGCAGACGGCACGTGGAACCTCACCGCCCGCAAGGACGGCAAGGTGATGAAGACCCTGAAGGCGCGTGATCTCTGGGAACAGATTTCCTATGCCGCCTGGGCCTCGGCCGATCCGGGCCTGCATTTCAACACGACGATGAACGACTGGCACACCTGCCCGGCAGCGGGACCGATCCGGGCCTCTAACCCCTGCTCGGAATACATGTTCCTCGACGACACCGCCTGCAACCTCGCCTCGCTGAACCTGCTGCAGTTCAAGGATGCCGGCACCAAGCGCATCCAGATCGAAGATTACGAACATGCCTGCCGCCTGTGGACGGTGGTGCTCGAAATCTCGGTGATGATGGCGCAGTTCCCCTCGCGCCAGATTGCCGAGCGCTCCTATGAATACCGCACACTCGGGCTTGGCTATGCCAATATCGGCGGCCTGCTGATGTCTTCCGGCACTCCCTATGACAGCGACGAAGGCCGCGCCATTGCCGGCGCGCTGACCGCCATCATGACCGGTATATCCTATGCCACCTCGGCGGAAATGGCTGCCAAGCTCGGCACATTCCCGAACTTCGCACCCAACCGCGACAACATGCTGCGCGTCATGCGCAACCATCGCCGCGCGGCCTATGGCGAAAGTGCCGGCTATGAGGCGGTTGCCGTCAATCCCGTGCCGCTGGTCCATGGCGATTGCTCCGACATCACGCTGGTCGCCCATGCCATGGCCGCCTGGGACCGGGCGCTGGAGCTTGGCGAAAAGCATGGCTATCGCAACGCCCAGACCACCGTCATCGCGCCCACCGGCACGATTGGCCTGGTTATGGACTGCGACACCACCGGCATCGAACCGGATTTCGCGCTGGTGAAATTCAAGAAGCTCGCCGGTGGCGGCTATTTCAAGATCATCAACCGCGCCGTGCCGGAAGCGCTGCGGGCGCTTGGCTACTCCGAATCGCAGCTGGCCGAGATCGAGGCCTATGCGGTCGGCCATGGCAATCTCAACCAGGCCCCGGGCATCAACCCCTCCAGCCTGCGCGCCAGGGGCTTTACCGACGAGAAGATCGATGCGGTCAATGCCGCGCTGAAGAGCGCCTTCGACATCAAGTTCGTCTTCAACCAGTGGACGCTGGGTGCCGACTTCCTGAAATCGGCGCTGAAGGTCGGCGACGAGCAGATGAATGCCGTCGACTTCAACCTGCTCGACCATCTCGGCTTCTCCCGCAAGGAGATCGAGGCTGCCAATATCCATGTCTGCGGGGCGATGACGCTGGAAGGCGCGCCGTTCCTGAAGAGCGAGCATCTGCCGGTCTTCGACTGCGCCAATCCCTGCGGCAAGATCGGCAGGCGCTATCTGTCGGTGGACAGCCATATCCGGATGATGGCAGCAGCCCAGCCCTTCATCTCGGGCGCGATCTCCAAGACCATCAACATGGCCAATGACGCGACCGTCGACGACTGCAAGAACGCCTATCTCCTGTCCTGGAAGCTGGGGCTGAAGGCCAATGCGCTCTATCGCGATGGCTCCAAGCTTTCCCAGCCGCTCAATGCCTCGCTGATCGAGGACGAGGATGGCGAGGACCAGATGGAGGAATTCCTGGCCCAGCCGGTGGCGGCCCAGGCCGTCACCATCACCGAAAAGATCGTCGAGCGGGTCATCGAAAAGGTCGTGCATGGCCGCGACAAGCTGCCGAACCGCCGCCAGGGCTATACCCAGAAGGCGATCGTCGGTGGCCACAAGGTCTATCTGCGCACCGGCGAATTCGGCGATGGCCGTCTCGGCGAGATCTTCATCGACATGCACAAGGAAGGCGCCGCCTTCCGGGCGATGATGAACAACTTCGCCATCGCCATCTCGCTCGGCCTGCAATATGGCGTGCCGCTGGAAGAATATGTGGAGGCCTTCACCTTCACCAAGTTCGAGCCGGCCGGCATGGTGCAGGGCAATGACGCCATCAAGAATGCCACCTCCATTCTCGACTACGTCTTCCGCGAACTCGCCGTCTCCTATCTCGGACGCCACGATCTCGCCCATGTCGACACGTCGGACTTCAGCAATACCGCGCTGGGCAAGGGCATCCAGGAAGGCAAGACCAACCTGCTTTCGACGGGCTGGACCCGTGGCCACAAGCCGACGCTGGTCTCCGGCAACACCATGCCGCTTGCCGAGCCGAAGGGGGCCGCAACCGCTGCACCGGCCAAGGCTTCAGCGCTTGGCAATGTCACCGCCTTTGCAGGCTCCGCCGCCCGCAAGCTGGAAACGACGGTCGCCATTTCCGCCTCCGAAGTCGTCTCCTTCAAGCGCGACTATGAAGAGCGCGCCGCCGAACTGGCCGAAGAGATCGCTGACGAAGGGCTGATCGAAGCGGCAAGCTCCGACGCCACCGCCCTCTTCTCCGACAAGGCCGCCGCCGAAGCCGCCTCCGCCAAGAAACTCGAATCCGAACGCCGCGCCCGCTCGATCATGCAGGGCTATACCGGCAACATGTGCTCGGAATGCCAGAACTTCACCATGGTCCGCAACGGCACCTGCGAGAAGTGCGACACATGCGGCAGCACGAGCGGGTGCAGTTGA
- a CDS encoding Lrp/AsnC family transcriptional regulator, which translates to MDDLDRRLIEELRLNGRASVPTLAGLVGVSRGTVQTRLDRLIAAGTIAGFTIRLKDRANDEVIRGVMMIELAGRGIRTVVAHLRRLPGIAALHTTNGLWDLIGEIEVATLQDFNRVVSEVRSMEGVAKSESHLFPEKTNENKEN; encoded by the coding sequence ATGGATGACCTGGACCGCCGCCTGATTGAGGAACTGCGGCTGAATGGCCGCGCCTCGGTGCCGACGCTTGCCGGGCTGGTGGGCGTGTCGCGCGGGACGGTGCAGACCCGCCTCGACCGGCTGATTGCCGCGGGCACCATTGCCGGTTTCACCATCCGCCTCAAGGATCGCGCCAATGACGAGGTGATCCGGGGCGTGATGATGATCGAACTGGCGGGGCGCGGCATCAGGACGGTGGTCGCACATCTCCGGCGGCTGCCGGGCATCGCCGCACTTCACACGACCAACGGGCTCTGGGACCTCATCGGGGAAATCGAGGTCGCGACGCTTCAGGATTTTAACCGGGTGGTGAGCGAAGTCCGCAGCATGGAAGGGGTGGCCAAGTCGGAATCCCATCTTTTTCCCGAAAAGACAAACGAAAACAAAGAGAATTAG
- a CDS encoding methyl-accepting chemotaxis protein has translation MLTASIKTVVAGAMALVSCVILLQMGIAYANLDAVCQNVDTMHGDLLPGMGAANAMNASLAQLRAAEAEYIAAPDAGRRTAAATSAKAAGDVWAENYSLYLGMIDPAHQQEHDAFVAIGDGFNGYRTSESAAFALADKGDVTGAFALFSGTMSDAYETTKTRVAEMVATNAEEADNVYADNRTTFGRALTHTFGLGALAVLLLAATACTITWRLTRPMSVLISAMNALAHGATGTVIAYLARADEIGDMARALNIFKDNVADRLRISADAERQRTAGEAARHRNEEERVAAEETDQAVRALGDALSRLARGELDYTIDRPFAPALDALRHDFNGSAAGLGETLQLIGASSMTIQGNSRQMSVAADDLSKRTERQAALLEETVTAADQITVTVKAASTLATDTSRIVGQAKRSADDSAAVVNSAIQAMDRIRVSSEKISQIIGVIDGIAFQTNLLALNAGVEVARAGGSGKGFAVVAQEVRELAQRSAQAAREIGGLIGQSALEVSTGAACVQKTGDVLLGISDQIVGIADHVERIARSTQQQAGSLQEVNASVTQMDQMTQRNAGMAEETSAATRALSDEADRLMELVSRFRLEGPAGHRTAARRAA, from the coding sequence ATGTTGACTGCATCGATCAAAACCGTCGTCGCCGGTGCGATGGCGCTTGTCAGCTGTGTCATCCTGCTTCAGATGGGCATTGCCTACGCCAATCTGGATGCGGTCTGTCAGAATGTTGACACCATGCATGGCGATCTCCTTCCGGGCATGGGCGCGGCCAATGCGATGAATGCATCGCTGGCGCAGTTGCGCGCGGCGGAAGCCGAATATATCGCGGCACCGGATGCAGGCCGCAGGACTGCCGCCGCAACCTCGGCAAAGGCCGCAGGCGATGTCTGGGCGGAAAATTACAGCCTCTATCTCGGCATGATCGATCCCGCCCATCAGCAGGAGCACGACGCCTTCGTCGCCATCGGTGATGGTTTCAACGGCTACCGTACCAGCGAGAGCGCCGCCTTCGCCCTGGCGGACAAGGGAGATGTGACCGGGGCCTTTGCGCTGTTTTCCGGCACGATGTCGGATGCCTACGAGACGACGAAAACCCGGGTCGCCGAGATGGTGGCCACCAATGCGGAGGAGGCGGACAATGTCTACGCCGACAACCGGACGACGTTCGGGCGCGCGCTCACCCACACTTTCGGCCTTGGTGCCCTGGCGGTGCTGCTTCTCGCTGCAACCGCCTGTACAATCACCTGGCGCTTGACCCGACCGATGTCGGTGCTGATTTCAGCGATGAATGCACTGGCCCATGGAGCCACCGGCACGGTGATCGCCTATCTCGCCCGGGCGGATGAAATCGGCGACATGGCGCGGGCGCTGAACATCTTCAAGGACAATGTCGCAGACCGCCTGCGCATCAGTGCCGACGCCGAACGGCAGCGGACGGCCGGTGAAGCCGCCCGGCACCGCAATGAAGAGGAGCGCGTCGCTGCCGAAGAGACCGATCAGGCCGTCAGGGCGCTGGGCGATGCCCTGTCGCGGCTGGCGCGCGGCGAACTCGATTACACCATAGACAGGCCCTTTGCCCCGGCTCTCGATGCGCTCCGCCACGATTTCAACGGCTCGGCGGCCGGGCTCGGCGAAACCTTGCAGCTGATTGGTGCGAGTTCGATGACCATCCAGGGCAACAGCCGCCAGATGTCGGTTGCCGCCGATGACCTGTCGAAGCGGACCGAGCGGCAGGCGGCCTTGCTGGAAGAAACCGTAACTGCCGCCGACCAGATCACCGTGACCGTCAAGGCCGCATCGACCCTGGCCACGGATACCAGCCGCATCGTCGGTCAGGCCAAGCGCAGCGCCGATGATTCTGCCGCAGTGGTCAACAGCGCCATCCAGGCCATGGACCGTATCCGGGTCTCTTCGGAAAAGATCTCGCAGATCATCGGGGTGATCGATGGCATCGCCTTCCAGACCAATCTCTTGGCGTTGAATGCCGGTGTCGAGGTGGCGCGGGCGGGGGGAAGCGGCAAGGGTTTTGCGGTGGTGGCGCAGGAAGTGCGCGAACTTGCGCAACGCTCCGCCCAGGCCGCCAGGGAGATTGGCGGGCTGATCGGCCAATCCGCCCTGGAAGTGTCGACCGGTGCGGCCTGCGTGCAGAAGACCGGCGATGTCCTGCTCGGCATTTCCGATCAGATCGTCGGCATTGCCGACCATGTCGAGCGGATCGCCCGCTCCACCCAGCAACAGGCGGGCTCGTTGCAGGAGGTCAATGCTTCCGTCACCCAGATGGACCAGATGACCCAGCGCAATGCCGGCATGGCGGAGGAAACCAGTGCGGCCACCCGCGCCCTGTCCGATGAGGCCGACCGGCTGATGGAGCTGGTGTCGCGCTTCCGCCTGGAGGGGCCGGCAGGTCACAGGACAGCGGCGCGGCGCGCGGCCTGA